In Aliarcobacter faecis, a genomic segment contains:
- a CDS encoding restriction endonuclease subunit S — protein MYQRQYKFSLSLDLDKNKIFLINRGDLKDRIDPLYNKYILQFKLNEIETIKLNDVLFDNPMYGANESSIEFNNFCRYIRITDIDEFGLLKKDGIRSAEKEELKYKVHLNDILFARSGATVGKAYIHLDSSLNAIFAGYLIRFRVNESLLLSKFLFYFTQTTIYKEWVNAIQRTAGQPNINAEEYKSLLIPNLKLGIQQNIIDMMDKAYESKKQKEKEAQGLLDNIDDYLFDKLGIKLPVKPENNIENITFKVGFDDIFGDRLDADSYTSYYQNIFDTFEKSTCKFTTLKTITKKIKTGTTPDQKLDAFTIEKEIVFLRNSDIQDGEIIEDKFKYIKNNLEKYLTFSYKNEIIICIAGTIGISALNRFDRLAINQNVSSLTIDETQININFLISWLNTRVAISLLKRLASIATIAYVNNPTLLRLQIPLPAITIQNKIVDEIKRRKQKAKQLQEEAKLELENAKKEVERIILGNNYEC, from the coding sequence ATGTATCAAAGGCAATATAAATTTTCACTAAGCCTCGATTTAGATAAAAATAAAATATTTTTAATAAATCGGGGCGATTTAAAAGATAGAATAGATCCGTTGTACAACAAATATATTTTACAATTTAAGTTAAATGAAATTGAAACTATCAAATTGAATGATGTTTTATTTGATAATCCTATGTATGGAGCGAATGAATCTTCGATTGAATTTAATAATTTTTGTAGATATATAAGAATTACAGATATAGATGAATTTGGACTTTTAAAAAAAGATGGAATCCGTTCTGCTGAAAAAGAAGAACTCAAATACAAAGTTCATTTAAATGATATTTTATTTGCTCGTAGCGGAGCAACTGTTGGAAAAGCTTATATTCATTTAGATAGTTCATTAAATGCTATTTTTGCAGGATATTTAATAAGGTTTAGAGTTAATGAAAGTTTATTGTTAAGTAAATTTTTATTCTATTTTACACAAACCACTATTTATAAAGAGTGGGTAAATGCAATTCAAAGAACAGCAGGACAACCAAATATTAACGCAGAAGAATATAAGTCTTTATTAATACCAAATTTGAAATTAGGTATTCAACAAAATATTATTGATATGATGGATAAAGCTTATGAATCAAAAAAACAAAAAGAAAAAGAAGCTCAAGGTTTATTAGATAATATTGATGATTACTTGTTTGATAAATTAGGCATCAAACTTCCAGTTAAGCCTGAAAATAATATAGAAAATATAACTTTTAAAGTTGGATTTGACGATATTTTTGGAGATAGACTCGATGCAGATAGTTACACAAGTTATTATCAAAATATTTTTGATACATTTGAAAAATCAACTTGTAAATTTACAACTTTAAAAACTATCACAAAAAAAATAAAAACAGGGACAACACCAGACCAAAAACTAGATGCTTTTACAATAGAAAAAGAGATAGTATTTTTAAGAAATTCAGATATTCAAGATGGAGAGATAATTGAAGATAAATTTAAATATATTAAAAATAATTTAGAAAAATATCTTACATTTAGTTATAAAAATGAGATTATTATTTGTATAGCTGGAACTATTGGAATAAGTGCATTAAATAGATTTGATAGATTAGCTATAAATCAAAATGTTTCATCTTTAACAATAGATGAAACACAAATAAATATAAACTTTTTGATTTCTTGGTTAAATACAAGAGTGGCTATTAGCTTACTTAAAAGATTAGCTTCAATAGCAACTATTGCTTATGTAAACAATCCAACACTTTTAAGATTACAAATTCCTTTACCTGCTATAACTATTCAAAATAAAATAGTAGATGAAATAAAACGAAGAAAGCAAAAGGCAAAACAGCTTCAAGAGGAAGCAAAACTTGAACTTGAAAATGCAAAAAAAGAGGTTGAAAGAATAATATTGGGAAATAATTATGAGTGTTGA